One window of the Procambarus clarkii isolate CNS0578487 chromosome 27, FALCON_Pclarkii_2.0, whole genome shotgun sequence genome contains the following:
- the LOC138369107 gene encoding neuroblast differentiation-associated protein AHNAK-like: MDINYPSMDINYPSMDINYPSMDTNYPSMDINYPSMDINYPSMDINYPSMDINYPSMDINYPSMDINYPSMDINYPSMETNYPSMDINYPSMETNYPSMDINYPSMDINYPSMDINYPSMDINYPSMDINYPSMDINYPSMDTNYPSMDTNYPSMDINYPSMDINYPSMDTNYPSMDINYPSMDTNYPSMDINYPSMDTNYPSMDTNYPSMDINYPSMDINYPSMDINYPSMDTNYPSMDINYPSMDINYPSMDINYPSMDINYPSMDINYPSMDINYPSMDTNYPSMDINYPSMDINYPSMDINYPSMDINYPSMDINYPSMDINYPSTGVSS; the protein is encoded by the coding sequence ATGGACATAAACTATCCCTCCATGGACATAAACTATCCCTCCATGGACATAAACTATCCCTCCATGGACACAAACTATCCCTCCATGGACATAAACTATCCCTCCATGGACATAAACTATCCCTCCATGGACATAAACTATCCCTCCATGGACATAAACTACCCCTCCATGGACATAAACTATCCCTCCATGGACATAAACTATCCCTCCATGGACATAAACTATCCCTCCATGGAGACAAACTATCCCTCCATGGACATAAACTATCCCTCCATGGAGACAAACTATCCCTCCATGGACATAAACTATCCCTCCATGGACATAAACTATCCCTCCATGGACATAAACTATCCCTCCATGGACATAAACTACCCCTCCATGGACATAAACTATCCCTCCATGGACATAAACTATCCCTCCATGGACACAAACTATCCCTCCATGGACACAAACTATCCCTCCATGGACATAAACTATCCCTCCATGGACATAAACTATCCCTCCATGGACACAAACTATCCCTCCATGGACATAAACTATCCCTCCATGGACACAAACTATCCCTCCATGGACATAAACTATCCCTCCATGGACACAAACTATCCCTCCATGGACACAAACTATCCCTCCATGGACATAAACTATCCCTCCATGGACATAAACTACCCCTCCATGGACATAAACTATCCCTCCATGGACACAAACTATCCCTCCATGGACATAAACTATCCCTCCATGGACATAAACTATCCCTCCATGGACATAAACTATCCCTCCATGGACATAAACTATCCCTCCATGGACATAAACTATCCCTCCATGGACATAAACTATCCCTCCATGGACACAAACTATCCCTCCATGGACATAAACTATCCCTCCATGGACATAAACTATCCCTCCATGGACATAAACTATCCCTCCATGGACATAAACTATCCCTCCATGGACATAAACTATCCCTCCATGGACATAAACTATCCCTCTACGGGCGTATCATCTTGA